In the uncultured Methanobacterium sp. genome, one interval contains:
- a CDS encoding thermonuclease family protein: MHFKYLLIIICILTVAASGCTSHDLNPLNNSSVSSSNNSTTSVPTTTTSTSTGSSDQHVEVSGKCYKVVDGDTIDVEGVGRVRFVGVNTPERGQAGYQTAKDYVTNMCLGKTVGLDIDNAKNKDKYDRTLAVVYVDGVNLNQELLKKGYAEVMYIPPSEFNPYSWL, translated from the coding sequence ATGCACTTTAAATATCTTTTAATTATCATCTGCATCCTGACAGTGGCTGCTTCCGGTTGCACCAGTCATGACTTGAATCCATTAAACAACTCATCAGTATCTTCTTCAAACAACAGCACCACCTCAGTTCCAACAACCACTACTTCCACTTCTACTGGTTCCAGTGATCAACACGTTGAGGTGAGTGGTAAATGTTACAAAGTGGTGGATGGAGACACCATTGATGTGGAAGGGGTGGGCAGAGTGAGATTTGTGGGAGTTAACACTCCCGAAAGAGGACAAGCAGGATATCAAACTGCTAAGGACTATGTAACCAACATGTGTCTGGGTAAAACCGTGGGGCTGGACATTGACAATGCAAAAAATAAGGATAAATATGACCGTACCCTGGCAGTGGTGTATGTGGATGGTGTGAATCTCAACCAGGAGCTCTTGAAGAAGGGTTATGCTGAGGTTATGTACATTCCACCTTCGGAGTTTAATCCGTATAGCTGGTTATGA